The Kluyveromyces lactis strain NRRL Y-1140 chromosome D complete sequence genome has a window encoding:
- a CDS encoding glycoside hydrolase family 13 protein (uniprot|Q9Y844 Kluyveromyces lactis mal22 Maltase) has translation MTITKFVSEHPQTDPKWWKEAIVYQVYPASFKDSNHDGWGDIKGIDSKLEYIKELGANAIWICPFYDSPQEDMGYDISDYEKVWPRYGTNEDIFNLIDRAHGLGIKIIVDLVINHCSSEHAWFKEARSSLDNPKRDWFIWKAPKGFDSNGKPIPPNNWRSFFGGSAWEYDEHTGQFYLRLFAKGQPDFNWENEVTRNAIYESAVGFWLDHGVDGFRIDTAGLYSKQPGFPDVPIINPGLDFQHPDPAILNGPRIHEFHKEMNKFMRERVKDGRELLTVGEIPCGTHDVCKAYTSAKEQEITQLFEFEHVSVGRKPGNVGVVNFKLSEFKDGIAAAFQFIDKTDSWSTVYIENHDQPRSVTRFGDDSPEYREISAKLLALLETSLTGTLYVYQGQELGMINFRDWPIEKYEDVEVKGMYKMMVDQFGADSDQVKDYVNGLQLISRDHARTPFPWTSEAPYAGFTDGKEPWFPLTETFQEGINAEDELKDPKSVFNFWKTAIEVRKTHKDVLNYGYDFTFVDHANEKLFAFTKKYGEKVLYVVLNFSKEEIEFSFLEGYNSYDYIFGNYPEAEIDTGSNKLQPWEGRFYYAN, from the coding sequence ATGACGATTACCAAGTTTGTATCCGAGCACCCCCAAACAGACCCAAAGTGGTGGAAAGAAGCAATTGTTTACCAGGTTTACCCTGCTAGTTTCAAAGACTCTAACCATGATGGATGGGGTGATATCAAAGGTATTGATTCGAAGCTGGAGTACATTAAAGAACTTGGAGCTAACGCGATTTGGATCTGCCCATTCTATGATTCTCCACAAGAGGATATGGGTTATGATATTTCAGATTACGAAAAGGTTTGGCCACGCTACGGTACGaatgaagatatcttcaatttgatcGACAGAGCACACGGTTTGGGAATCAAAATCATTGTGGATCTTGTTATCAATCACTGCTCTTCTGAACACGCTTGGTTCAAAGAAGCTCGGTCGAGCTTGGATAACCCCAAACGTGATTGGTTTATCTGGAAAGCACCAAAGGGATTCGACTCCAATGGCAAACCAATTCCTCCCAATAACTGGAgatctttctttggtggTTCTGCCTGGGAGTACGATGAACATACCGGCCAATTCTACCTGCGTTTATTTGCGAAAGGTCAACCAGATTTCAATTGGGAGAATGAAGTGACTCGTAATGCCATTTACGAAAGTGCTGTAGGATTCTGGTTAGACCATGGTGTCGATGGTTTCAGAATCGATACAGCTGGTCTATACTCCAAGCAACCAGGGTTCCCTGATGTGCCAATAATCAACCCTGGTTTGGACTTCCAGCATCCTGACCCAGCTATTTTGAATGGTCCAAGGATTCATGAATTCCACAAGGAGATGAACAAATTTATGAGAGAGCGTGTTAAAGATGGCAGAGAGTTGTTAACGGTGGGTGAGATTCCTTGTGGGACTCATGACGTGTGCAAGGCGTACACCAGTGCAAAAGAGCAAGAAATTACTCAACTATTCGAATTTGAGCACGTGTCTGTGGGTAGGAAGCCGGGAAATGTTGGTGTAGTTAACTTTAAACTGTCAGAATTCAAGGATGGTATTGCGGCAGCATTCCAGTTCATTGATAAGACAGACTCTTGGTCCACTGTCTACATTGAAAACCATGACCAGCCACGTTCTGTGACAAGATTCGGGGATGACAGCCCAGAGTACCGAGAAATATCAGCAAAATTGCTGGCTCTGTTGGAAACAAGTTTGACAGGCACTCTGTACGTATACCAAGGCCAGGAATTAGGTATGATTAACTTCAGAGACTGGccaattgagaaatatGAAGATGTCGAAGTGAAAGGTATGTACAAGATGATGGTTGATCAATTCGGTGCGGACTCTGATCAAGTCAAAGATTACGTTAATGGTTTGCAGTTGATTTCTAGAGACCATGCGAGGACTCCATTCCCATGGACATCCGAGGCTCCATATGCTGGATTCACAGACGGCAAGGAACCATGGTTCCCTTTAACTGAGACTTTCCAAGAAGGTATCAACGCCGAAGATGAGCTGAAAGACCCAAAGtctgttttcaatttttggaagACGGCTATTGAAGTCAGAAAGACACACAAGGATGTATTGAATTATGGATATGACTTCACCTTTGTTGACCATGCTAACGAGAAACTCTTTGCTTTCACTAAGAAGTACGGAGAGAAGGTATTGTATGTGGTGTTGAACTTCagcaaagaagagattgaGTTCAGCTTCTTGGAAGGTTACAACTCTTATGACTACATTTTCGGTAATTATCCAGAGGCCGAAATCGACACTGGATCTAACAAGTTACAGCCATGGGAAGGTAGATTTTACTATGCCAATTGA
- a CDS encoding uncharacterized protein (some similarities with uniprot|P39712 Saccharomyces cerevisiae YAL063C), giving the protein MRNSRYSLLVLLAALSNNIQAQSTTDEVIIGCAPAENSLKKGFEVSYYHYPKTEYDVVLKRSTDDFDLDDYLQGGYETYDGGLIGTSSGVTDLTFQTDLGDGWGFPVTVGTMPPNYNYDTPLTVTNFSMLFTGYFYATQTGNYQFNFDYVDEYAFLNIGAGNAFDCCSNSASTPGPFDLAVSNVYPEVIYRKRSIIWSEQNYVNAYLTGGYYYPIRLFFINSADNAELSFSYVDPDGNLHTTFEDSVFSVDDSEDCPVPDLTTTLPWSGTVTTTVTTHTEYTDSNSKTTNGNIVIVKTPEVNTATTTYTPWSGTETQTIGTEIVTETGSDDIPTIKTIYTVKTPEVQTATTEYSGWTGATTNTIGTETVTETGSDGIPTVKTIYTVETPEVQTDTTTYTPWTGATTNTIGTETVTETGSDGIPTVKTIYTVETPEVQTDTTTYTPWTGATTNTIGTETVTETGSDGIPTVKTIYTVETPEVQTDTTTYTPWTGATTNTIGTETVTETGSDGIPTVKTIYTVETPEVQTDTTTYTPWTGATTNTIGTETVTETGSDGIPTVKTIYTVETPEVQTDTTTYTPWTGATTNTIGTETVTETGSDGIPTIKTIYTVETPQGQTDTTTYTPWTGTTSNTIGTETVTETGSDGIPTVKTIYTVETPEGQTDTTTYTPWTGTTSNTIGTETVTETGSDGIPTVKTIYTVETPEGQTDTTTYTPWTGTTSNTIGTETVTETGSDGIPTVKTIYTVETPQGQTATTVYTSWTGEYTTTFATEIVTSTGEDGIPTIKTIYSVETPAETKPTFSGWASNTTTSDVTSTEPTFSLTTVTTTSNGMTTIYTTTCPIDTTVTESESDATISDVKSTQPTFSLTTVTTTSNGVTTVYTTTCPIDTTTTESASNEYHTSKSEIDEISTRETSFATGTNKDQSSSVEVTTASQNAEVSSADIAITSDVSSESETRQAQTSSTAETRVVTTTTASTSNLISTYEGSAVKLLATPFIAVILALL; this is encoded by the coding sequence ATGCGCAATTCCAGGTACAGCCTGTTGGTGTTGTTAGCAGCGTTATCAAACAATATTCAAGCACAAAGCACTACTGATGAAGTCATTATAGGATGTGCTCCTGCAGAGAATTCTTTAAAGAAAGGTTTTGAAGTTAGTTACTATCACTATCCAAAAACTGAATATGATGTAGTTCTCAAACGTTCAActgatgattttgatttggatgaCTACCTACAGGGTGGTTACGAAACTTATGATGGTGGGCTAATTGGCACGAGTTCTGGTGTTACTGATTTGACATTTCAAACTGATCTTGGTGATGGTTGGGGTTTCCCTGTTACTGTGGGAACAATGCCACCAAATTATAACTACGACACCCCGCTGACTGTTACCAATTTTTCCATGCTCTTTACTGGTTACTTTTATGCTACCCAAACTGGTAACTATCAGTTCAATTTTGATTACGTTGATGAATATGCATTTTTAAACATAGGTGCTGGCAATGCATTTGATTGCTGTTCTAATTCTGCTTCCACTCCCGGCCCATTTGATCTTGCAGTCTCGAATGTTTATCCAGAAGTTATATACAGAAAACGGTCAATCATATGGTCTGAGCAAAATTACGTCAACGCATACCTGACAGGCGGTTATTATTACCCGATCAGACTATTTTTTATCAATTCAGCTGACAACGCTGAGCTATCCTTCTCCTATGTGGACCCTGATGGAAACCTACACACAACTTTTGAGGATTCCGTGTTTTCTGTAGATGATAGCGAAGACTGCCCCGTGCCAGATCTAACAACAACCCTGCCATGGAGCGGTACTGTAACTACAACTGTTACTACACATACTGAATATACCGATTCAAATAGTAAGACGACCAATGGAAATATCGTTATAGTTAAAACCCCAGAAGTTAATACAGCAACTACCACGTACACCCCATGGAGTGGAACAGAAACTCAGACCATTGGGACCGAGATTGTCACTGAAACTGGTTCGGATGATATTCCAACCATCAAGACTATCTATACCGTCAAGACTCCAGAAGTTCAAACCGCCACTACCGAATATTCAGGATGGACCGGTGCTACTACCAACACCATTGGTACCGAGACTGTCACAGAGACTGGCTCGGACGGTATTCCAACTGTGAAGACTATCTACACCGTTGAAACCCCTGAAGTTCAAACCGATACAACCACTTACACTCCATGGACCGGTGCTACTACCAACACCATTGGCACTGAAACAGTAACTGAAACCGGCTCGGACGGTATTCCAACTGTGAAGACTATCTACACCGTTGAAACCCCTGAGGTTCAAACCGATACAACCACATACACCCCATGGACCGGTGCTACTACCAACACTATTGGTACCGAGACTGTCACAGAGACTGGCTCGGACGGTATTCCAACTGTGAAGACTATCTACACCGTTGAAACCCCTGAGGTTCAAACCGATACAACCACTTACACTCCATGGACCGGTGCTACTACCAACACCATTGGTACCGAGACTGTCACAGAGACTGGCTCGGACGGTATTCCAACTGTGAAGACTATCTACACCGTTGAAACCCCTGAAGTTCAAACCGATACAACCACATACACCCCATGGACCGGTGCTACTACCAACACTATTGGTACCGAGACTGTCACAGAGACTGGCTCGGATGGTATTCCAACTGTGAAGACTATCTACACCGTTGAAACCCCTGAGGTTCAAACCGATACAACCACTTACACTCCATGGACCGGTGCTACTACCAACACCATTGGCACTGAAACAGTAACTGAAACCGGCTCGGACGGTATTCCAACCATCAAGACCATCTACACTGTTGAAACCCCACAAGGTCAAACGGATACAACCACTTACACTCCATGGACCGGTACTACTTCCAACACGATCGGTACAGAAACAGTGACTGAAACTGGATCTGATGGTATTCCAACTGTGAAGACCATCTACACTGTTGAGACGCCAGAAGGTCAAACTGATACCACTACTTACACTCCATGGACCGGTACTACTTCCAACACTATTGGTACAGAAACTGTCACCGAAACTGGATCTGATGGTATTCCAACTGTGAAGACCATCTACACTGTTGAGACGCCAGAAGGTCAAACTGATACCACTACTTACACTCCATGGACCGGTACTACTTCCAACACTATTGGTACAGAAACTGTCACCGAAACTGGATCTGATGGTATTCCAACTGTGAAGACTATCTACACTGTTGAAACCCCACAAGGTCAGACTGCAACAACCGTGTATACCAGCTGGACAGGCGAATATACTACCACCTTCGCCACTGAAATTGTTACCTCAACTGGTGAGGATGGAATTCCAACAATCAAGACAATTTACTCAGTTGAAACTCCTGCAGAAACCAAACCAACATTTAGCGGTTGGGCTAGTAACACTACTACGTCTGATGTAACATCAACAGAGCCAACCTTCTCATTGACTACTGTCACTACAACAAGTAATGGCATGACCACTATTTATACCACTACTTGCCCTATCGATACCACTGTCACCGAGAGTGAATCTGATGCAACCATATCTGATGTAAAATCAACACAGCCAACTTTCTCCTTGACTACTGTCACTACAACAAGTAACGGTGTTACTACCGTCTACACCACCACTTGTCCTATCGATACCACTACCACTGAAAGTGCATCTAATGAGTATCACACTTCAAAGTCGGAGATCGATGAAATTTCTACCAGAGAAACCTCATTTGCTACAGGTACAAACAAAGACCAAAGTTCTAGTGTTGAAGTAACAACCGCTTCTCAAAATGCTGAAGTCTCATCAGCCGACATCGCTATCACTTCTGATGTGTCATCCGAAAGTGAAACCAGACAAGCACAAACAAGCTCTACCGCAGAAACACGAGTAGTAACTACTACCACAGCATCTACATCCAACTTGATATCAACGTACGAGGGTAGCGCTGTCAAGCTTCTTGCGACTCCATTCATTGCGGTAATCTTGGCATTGCTATGA
- a CDS encoding sugar porter family MFS transporter (highly similar to uniprot|Q9Y845 Kluyveromyces lactis mal21 Maltose permease) has product MDSSSSVLQKDTKQVDIEHREEASSNDQLVDQNALLDSFLGDVDGAASADATEKSMSLLEGLRKYPKAVGWSLVVSTGLIMEGYDTAFINNLFALPIFRTTFGEYNQANDIWEIPSKWQIGLGMCVACGEIIGLQITGIFADRYGYRLVLIAGLVLLIAFNFILYFANSLTMIAIGQILSGIPWGSFQTLCVSYASEVCPLVLRYYLTTYINLCWLIGQVIAAGVLKACQEHLANDELGWRLPFALQWIWPVPLIVGIYLAPESPWWLVRKGRIDQAKRSVTRILTLPTSEKDKLTDIMITKMRMTVEKENRLASESSSYMDCFKGIDARRTRITCLTWVMQNLTGSALMGYSTYFYEKAGLDTSAAFTFSIIQYVIGIVGTLTSWFLSSRAGRFTILFWGVFFQTIVMFITGGLGFSSSEGASWGAGSMLLIYNFFYNSTLGPVVYCVVSEIPSDRLRTKTVVLARNSYNLIAIVNSILTPYMLNSDQWNWGAKTGLFWGGLAAISLVWAYFDLPETKGRTFAELDELFHQRVPARKFNSTHVEPFSRETIMKDLDVNPEVWLETIEEGDTDIKK; this is encoded by the coding sequence ATGgattcttcatcgtccGTGCTTCAGAAAGACACAAAACAGGTCGATATTGAACATAGGGAAGAAGCAAGCTCCAACGATCAGTTAGTAGATCAAAATGCCTTATTAGATAGCTTCCTTGGTGACGTCGATGGTGCTGCGAGCGCTGATGCGACTGAAAAAAGTATGTCTCTCTTAGAAGGGTTGCGCAAGTACCCGAAAGCTGTAGGTTGGTCCTTAGTGGTTTCAACCGGCTTAATCATGGAAGGGTACGACACTGCTTTCATTAACAATCTGTTTGctcttccaatttttcGAACCACTTTCGGTGAATACAATCAAGCGAATGACATTTGGGAGATTCCTTCCAAATGGCAAATTGGTTTGGGGATGTGTGTTGCCTGTGGTGAGATTATTGGTTTGCAGATAACTGGTATATTCGCAGATCGTTACGGTTACAGGCTTGTGTTGATTGCTGGCttggttcttttgattgctttcaattttattcTCTACTTTGCAAACAGTTTGACTATGATTGCTATAGGCCAAATTTTAAGTGGTATCCCATGGGGCTCATTCCAAACACTCTGCGTTTCATATGCTAGTGAGGTCTGTCCATTGGTTTTGAGATACTATTTGACAACATACATCAATTTATGTTGGCTTATCGGGCAAGTGATTGCCGCTGGAGTTTTGAAGGCATGTCAGGAACATCTTGCCAATGATGAGCTAGGTTGGAGACTTCCATTTGCGTTACAGTGGATATGGCCGGTTCCTTTGATTGTAGGTATTTACCTTGCTCCAGAATCTCCTTGGTGGTTGGTTAGAAAGGGCAGGATCGATCAAGCCAAACGATCCGTCACAAGAATTCTAACCCTGCCCACTTCTGAAAAGGACAAGCTAACTGACATAATGATCACAAAAATGAGAATGACTGTCGAGAAAGAAAACCGTCTTGCTTCCGAATCAAGTTCTTATATGGACTGTTTCAAGGGCATTGATGCGAGAAGAACCAGGATAACGTGTCTCACATGGGTCATGCAAAATTTAACGGGATCCGCTTTGATGGGATACTCCACCTATTTCTATGAAAAAGCCGGGTTGGACACTTCTGCAGCCTTCACTTTTTCCATCATTCAATACGTGATTGGTATTGTTGGTACCTTAACATCATGGTTCCTATCTTCCAGAGCTGGTCGCTTCACGATTCTCTTTTGGGGTGTCTTTTTCCAGACGATAGTTATGTTCATTACTGGTGGCCTCGGATTCAGCAGCTCTGAAGGTGCCAGTTGGGGTGCTGGTTCCATGTTGCTGATCTACAACTTCTTTTACAACTCCACCTTAGGTCCTGTTGTTTACTGTGTGGTGTCAGAAATTCCTAGTGACAGATTGAGAACTAAAACTGTAGTTCTAGCACGTAACTCCTACAACTTGATAGCTATTGTAAATTCTATTTTGACACCGTATATGTTAAACTCCGACCAATGGAACTGGGGTGCAAAGACAGGTTTGTTCTGGGGTGGATTAGCTGCCATCTCATTAGTTTGGGCTTACTTCGATCTCCCAGAAACTAAGGGCAGAACATTTGCAGAGCTTGATGAGTTATTCCATCAAAGAGTTCCAGCAAGGAAGTTTAACAGTACACATGTGGAGCCTTTCTCTCGTGAGACAATAATGAAAGACCTGGATGTGAACCCTGAGGTTTGGTTGGAAACAATCGAAGAAGGGGACACCGACATCAAAAAGTAA
- a CDS encoding uncharacterized protein (conserved hypothetical protein), which translates to MSLEVGGPTLFCTEQYVLPIDSSTTLGDAIRCGRSWGSRHPSDDWLPESMDISPPIYNASAPNTDLNSTHRTCGPYFILAGSSNITLLQAWQCGVLAGNRATSSSSNVVKTPHLLYLMILIAYFV; encoded by the coding sequence ATGTCACTGGAAGTTGGTGGACCAACATTATTTTGCACTGAACAGTATGTGCTACCAATAGATTCAAGCACTACATTAGGTGATGCCATACGCTGTGGCCGCAGCTGGGGTAGCAGACATCCGAGTGATGATTGGCTCCCTGAGTCGATGGATATATCTCCACCAATTTACAATGCTTCTGCGCCAAATACAGATCTTAACAGTACGCACCGGACTTGTGGACCATATTTCATACTTGCAGGGAGCTCTAACATAACGCTATTACAAGCTTGGCAATGTGGTGTACTTGCTGGTAACAGAGCTACGTCCTCGTCGTCCAATGTGGTAAAGACTCCCCATTTATTGTACCTGATGATTCTAATTGCGTATTTCGTGTGA
- a CDS encoding uncharacterized protein (no similarity) — protein sequence MYISLVYLEVLLSFSLLSPAAAAPLPDANSTAVNSLELDMVSNSTSVCFNSTSYTIDVSELPLPEWLDDWDSLLLAMPCDDEIFVSVPKDLDSNTTAKILAYSLASGIAVDNWNSELQKRENIQADLDAFWETGTVELDSLSIVHN from the coding sequence ATGTACATTAGCTTGGTTTATTTGGAGGTTTTATTGTCCTTTTCGCTACTTTCTCCGGCTGCAGCCGCTCCGCTGCCTGATGCAAACTCCACTGCTGTCAACTCACTTGAATTGGATATGGTTTCCAATTCCACTTCagtttgtttcaattccacTAGCTATACCATTGATGTTTCTGAGCTCCCTCTTCCAGAATGGTTAGATGACTGGGATTCTTTATTACTTGCTATGCCGTgcgatgatgaaattttcgTTTCTGTTCCAAAAGATCTGGACAGCAACACTACAGCAAAGATACTGGCTTATTCTTTAGCCTCTGGTATTGCAGTTGATAATTGGAATAGTGAACTGCAGAAGAGAGAAAACATTCAGGCAGATCTTGATGCCTTCTGGGAAACAGGCACTGTTGAGCTAGACTCGCTATCAATTGTACACAATTGA
- a CDS encoding uncharacterized protein (conserved hypothetical protein) yields the protein MVSLECLLLASSIPNFRLFDQSLAGDTFTVISSADNSSGYFLNVSAYFENGSFYRWESFATVAATSDFFASH from the coding sequence ATGGTCAGCTTGGAATGTTTATTACTTGCTAGTTCCATTCCGAATTTCCGTTTGTTCGATCAAAGTTTAGCTGGCGATACATTCACCGTTATCTCATCCGCCGACAACAGTAGTGGGtactttttgaatgtgAGTGCGTACTTTGAAAACGGGTCATTTTACCGTTGGGAATCGTTCGCAACAGTTGCTGCAACTTCAGACTTTTTCGCTAGTCACTAA
- a CDS encoding histidine phosphatase family protein (similar to uniprot|P24031 Saccharomyces cerevisiae YBR092C PHO3 Constitutively expressed acid phosphatase similar to Pho5p; brought to the cell surface by transport vesicles; hydrolyzes thiamin phosphates in the periplasmic space, increasing cellular thiamin uptake; expression is repressed by thiamin): protein MKQIKNAGSNKLRLIMLSILLGLLSLSGTHAAPISKDNGTVCYALNNSTTDESIFSLLNGQGPHYDYPQSFGIPVEVPDQCTVEHVQMLARHGERYPTASKGKLMIALWDKLKEFQGQYNDPLEVFNDYEFFVSNTKYFDQLTNSTDVDPSNPYAGAKTAQHLGKYIAYNYGDLFSDSNPVFTSSSGRVHQTAKYVVSSLEEELDIQLDLQIIQENETSGANSLTPADSCMTYNGDLGDEYFENATLPYLTDIKNRWMKKNSNLNLTLEHDDIELLVDWCAFETNVKGSSAVCDLFERNDLVAYSYYANVNNFYRRGAGNPMSNPIGSVLVNASYNLLTQADELDNKVWLSFSHDTDIQQFISALGLIDNGVTEYSLDQVDFQNIQQLSWVTPMGGRIFTEKLKCGNASYVRYIINDVIIPVPGCTSGPGFSCPIEDFDDYITNRLNGIDYVSSCEVQQVSNTTELTFYWDYNEVEYNGPVSNK, encoded by the coding sequence ATGAAGCAGATCAAAAACGCAGGTTCAAACAAGCTCAGGTTAATAATGCTATCTATTCTGTTGGGTTTATTATCACTATCAGGGACCCATGCGGCTCCTATTTCAAAGGATAACGGCACAGTCTGTTATGCCCTCAACAACAGTACCACAGACGAATCCATCTTTTCCCTTTTGAACGGTCAAGGTCCCCACTACGATTACCCACAATCGTTTGGGATCCCAGTAGAAGTCCCAGACCAGTGCACAGTTGAACATGTCCAAATGTTGGCAAGACATGGAGAGAGATATCCAACTGCATCAAAGGGTAAACTTATGATTGCACTATGggataaattgaaggaGTTCCAGGGTCAATATAACGATCCTTTGgaagttttcaatgattATGAGTTTTTTGTGTCAAACACAAAGTACTTCGACCAATTGACTAATTCTACCGATGTAGACCCTTCCAATCCTTACGCAGGTGCAAAGACCGCTCAACATTTGGGGAAATACATTGCTTACAACTACGGGGATCTGTTTAGTGACTCCAACCCAGTCTTTACCTCCAGCTCAGGGAGAGTCCATCAAACTGCCAAATACGTAGTTtcatctttggaagaagaacttgacATTCAACttgatcttcaaattattcaagaaaatgagaCCTCAGGTGCAAACTCCCTTACCCCTGCAGATTCGTGTATGACATACAATGGTGACCTTGGTGACGAGTACTTCGAAAATGCCACACTACCATATTTAActgatatcaaaaacagatggatgaaaaagaactcTAACTTGAATCTAACTTTGGAGCATGATGACATCGAACTGTTGGTGGACTGGTGTGCCTTTGAAACCAATGTTAAAGGTAGTTCAGCCGTTTGCGATCTCTTTGAGCGCAATGACTTGGTTGCTTATTCCTATTACGCAAATGTGAATAACTTCTACAGGAGAGGGGCTGGTAATCCTATGTCGAATCCAATTGGTTCAGTGTTGGTCAACGCCTCTTACAATCTTTTGACACAAGCTGATGAATTGGACAACAAGGTCTGGCTTTCATTCTCTCATGACACCGATATCCAACAATTCATTTCAGCGCTTGGTTTGATCGACAACGGCGTCACTGAGTATTCTCTCGATCAAGTTGATTTCCAAAACATCCAGCAACTAAGTTGGGTGACGCCTATGGGAGGTCGTATCTTcactgaaaaattgaagtGTGGAAATGCCTCTTATGTTCGTTATATTATCAACGATGTGATTATTCCAGTTCCAGGTTGCACCTCAGGTCCAGGGTTTTCCTGTCCTATCGAGGACTTTGACGATTACATCACAAACAGATTGAATGGCATTGACTATGTTTCCAGTTGCGAAGTTCAACAGGTGTCTAACACCACCGAACTTACTTTCTACTGGGACTACAATGAAGTGGAGTACAACGGTCCCGTTAGTAACAAGTAA